Part of the Sorghum bicolor cultivar BTx623 chromosome 1, Sorghum_bicolor_NCBIv3, whole genome shotgun sequence genome, TCTTGTAAACAATGTCTGGATATTTGGGACCTGTGGCCAAAATGAACTCATAACAGATGTAACCAGAAAGAATATTATGAATACTAGGAACCTGGAACACTACACACCTATAACAATAAAGAAGAAAAGACTTGATCTGTTTGAGCCACTTTCCTACTTATTATATCCAAGGGGCAAAATGAACACACAAATTACGAACAGATAACCAAAAAAACATCAGCTCATTATCATGAATACCAGGAACTTCAAATGTATACAACCAACAGCCAAACAGAAAAAAGGACACTGAAGACAAAATTACTAAGATGATTCATGTGCTGATGTGTCAATTGAATCTTAGAAATTACATAGCAGAGGGTTCAAACGGCACACCACCAGAATATAAACCCCACTCAGCATACAGAGGTGAGACAGCCAGGCAGGGAATGCTAAAATGACACTAGTTACTAGTAACTACATGATCGTTCTACTATACAAGTCCAAACATGCATCGTATTGCTATGCAAAACCATGATCATAATAGTTTCAATCTTAAGGTTGTTCAATATCTTATGTTGTCAAAACATTGCACGCCTCATGCTTCCCATCTAGCAAAACAGTACAGAACACATGCCACAGAGTAATAGCTTTCAAGATAATTTGATACAATATATAGATTATACAGATCAAAGAATATTTTGTATGTAAATTTGCAATTCCATACTTTATAACAACATAATTGCAAACTATTCCCCCAAAGCCACAAGTATAGTAAAGACTAAAGAATTCAAATAACTCACAGATCTCATGCGAAGGATGCAGTACAGTGGTTGTACAATATTACATCAGGGCACTAGAAAGACATCCCTAGTCGGCCAACTTGTTCAGGCGGTGAATTGTACTCCTGGCGAGCCTATGTGTAGGGTCAATCTTCAGAACCAAACGCAGGTCCTCAGCACCAAGCCTATATTTCTCTGTGCTTTCATAAAGGAGAGCACGCTGCACTAGCACTGAGACATTCTCCTTATCTTGATCCAGCACCTGCACAGGAGATAAAACCATAGACTCACTACAACTCTGAATACATTTGTTTACCATCATTCAAGTCTGCTAGCAACAATCATATCATGCTAAATAGGCCATCATATTAATCAAAGTGCACTTTCAAACCAATCAATATGTCTACAGGACAACGCAATACCTTCGAGCAGTCAGCGATGGCCTTCTTGTACTCACCAACCTCCTTATATGAGGAAGCTCTTGAAGACAACACCTCGACAATGTCAGCATCTTTCCCTGATTTCTCAATTAGAACAACAGCCCATGACAGCCACTTGATAGCATCGGCGTACTGCCCTCCCTTGTAGGTATCCATCCCTTTGGCCTTGGCAGCTGATACTGTTAATCCAGATGGTGGCGGTGGCAGGCCATCCAGCTCTGTGGTTGTGCCACCACTGTCACCAGCACCAAAATCTGCCTCCACATCGACCCAACCATCCATCTCACCAAACATGTCACCACCACTGGCACCATTACTGGCAGCAGCTGCAGTCGGTGCACCTGTGGTTGAAGCGAAAAGATTGTCCAACGGATCCATGCCAGAGTTAACCGCTGCAGCCGCAGGAGTAGTCATTGAAGCTGGTGCTGGCGGTGGCGTAAAGCTGGAAGGTTTAGCCGCGCCAGTGCTTTGGAAAGCACCAAATCCAGCATCAGCACTCTGGAAGTTCCCAAATCCAGCAGCAGTACTGGAATTCACACCCTGGAAGGCTCCAAATCCCTGATCTGGCTTGACTGAATTGGCCTGCTTCGCCACGTTCATGGACCCAGGCTTCGCGGCAAAGGGATCTATTGAGCCAAATGGATCCTTCTGCTGCCCCGTCGGCTGCGCCGCAGCTGTCGCTGCCATGCCCACGGGTTTCATCGGCCGTCCACCAATGCCGTATCCACCGGAGCCCATCGGTGCTCCCGTAGTTTTCGGGAGCGCGCCCGCCATGCCGCCCATCGAGAAGGAAGAGCTGCTGGCGTTGGCATTGGGGTTCGCACCGGCTGGCCTGGATAcctgcggcgcggcggcggatcTGAGCGGCGCGTTGGACTGGGCGCGGGAGGAGCCGAGCGCGGAGCCGAGGAGGTCGCTGAAGAGGCCGGGGTTGTTGGCCTGCGGGATGCCGAGCCCAGAGGAGGGCGCGGCGGAGGACCAGCTCCGGCCAAAGATGTCACCGACCATGGAGGTTGGCCGGGATCCGGGCCCCGCCATGGTGGCCGCCGACGCCGTGGCGGGGGAAGGCTGGTGGGTCCACGACGGCTTGGCGCTGGCGGGCTGGTGCGTCCACGAGGCTCCGGTGGCCGGCCTCGCTGGAGGGTTGGTGGCCGCGCCCGGCCGCTGGTCGCGGAGGGGGCGGGAGCCGGAGGAGCGGGAGGCGTTGATGCCGAAGTCGAACTGGTAGGAGTcgaaggaggtggtggtggggcgggaggaggaggaggaggagcggtcgcCGGAGTAGGAGTTCATGGTGGCCGGAGCCGGAGATCTGCGAGGAGGAttgggaagggaagggaagggaaggaaACGATTGGGGGCGGTGGCTTCCCTTCTTTATTTGTTCGTTTGAtttttgttcttttttcttGTCATTTTTCCCCCTCCGTTTGGGGTATCTCTCTTCGCTTCGAGCCGTCGAGGCGGAAGCTGTGGTGGGACCGTGGGAGCACGACGGTAGGTGCCGCGGCGGGTGGCGGGTGCGTGCGTCCGCGTGCCCGCGGTAATGGAAAGCTTGCGGCGTCGTTGGCCACAGGCGGGCCCGGCTGTATTCAGCGTCAGCTAACAGTGTGCCCGGTGGCccggcacggcacggcggcCCGCCCAACCGGCCTTACTGGCCCTTCAGAATATCTCGGTGGATTTTTTTCCCTCTCTTGTTAGTTTTTTCTGAAAGCTCTTATAGTCTAAGAGCATGCTACTAGATTAGAGAATAAAATTACCCTAAAAAAGATTAGAGAATAAAATCCCTAATTACGTGAAGATAGCACCCTGCTACCGggcaaaatctcttctctatTTTTTATGGTTCATCTCTTCTCTATTTATGAATTTATCTATCTACtactattaattaattaattcctAAAAATGGCAATGAAATCATCAACACCAATCCGCCCGACTCTCGTCCATTTTTTGCCTAAGTTATCGTTTTGTTTGTTTAAACATCATTTAAATATTAAACAAATAACAATCATGTCATTGGGTTGGTTAAACAAAATCAAGTTAAACATGATTAAATGAGCTAAATTGCCTTTAAAATTCGCTACATTTAGTCAATAAAAGGATTGCAACTACCACATTTGGAACCAAACTAATTAATATTGTAAGTATTTGATTGCCATCATAAAGTGTTGTGTGATTCATCTATACTTTTTAGGGCTCCTTTCGAACATAGGATAGGAAAAGGCTAGGAATAGGAAAAATGTAGGATTTGAGGTGGTAAGTTCCTCCAACCCTATAGGAATTCAATCCTTTGAAAAATATATAGGAGACCCTTTGGTACCACTCAGGTGAAACACGGGAATAATATGAACTCAGGTGAATTAAATTCTTGTTGTTCTTGCAAGCAGTAAAACAAAACACTTGCAATCCTACTGGTCATGGATCACGATGTGCGTTGCCGGCGAAGGAGGATGGAGTGAGCAGCTAGCAATGGGCCCGTGACGGAGACGAAAGCCACGCCACAAAGGATTTGGAGAGCTAACATAATTCTCTGTTCTATCGCCGagcacaaaagaaaaaaatgcgCGAAGCAACGCACGCCAGCGATTTCTTTCTCGACAGGAAAGATTCCAAGAGGTCTGACCTCATGCTTTTTTTCCTATGGAATTCAGCTATATGTCTCTAATCCTATGGAATGTTTCCTTGCCTATTCCTGTGAACCAAAGAATAGGATAGGAAATTTTCCTTAGGAAATAGAATCCTAAAAAATTCCTTTCCTATTCCTTCAATCCAGAGGGGGCCTTAGGCTAGTCTTAGTGAAAGTTTCATCTCACTTTTTTCAAGAATCTCATGTATTTAAAACAGTGTACAAGTTTCATCTTTATAAAACTCATTTCATCTCATAATACTTTTACCATATCTCTCTTCATCAATAGTATGTCATATCGGCTATCATGAGACTCTCATAAAACCTCACTAAGACAAgccttataaaaataaataccaCTAACTTTGAAGTGTCACATCATCCTCCAATAAGTACTACATCATTCTCACTAAGTCCAATTACTTTTTTCAATTTATAAACGTATAAGAGCATTCACATCATACTATTTATTTAGCCATCACATCCTTCTATAATTTGATATAATATTTTATAACCATTTTATGTAATTCTTATTTTAGTTTTTTCCATTTAATAGCATATGAGTATCTCATAGCTGCGAAGATTCAACAATCAGCCTATTCGCTTGAGTTTATCAGTCAAATCTGTCAGCTATTTAGCAGtgttttttctcacaataaatcagccaatagTATTTTTTGCCATGATTTATTAGCCAAACGAGGTAAACTCTACACAACGCGCATGTATTCTTATAGTTTTAATTAAATGAGGCCCCACAAGTCAACAGCTTAAAAAGGTATGGCAGAATTATCCTAAACCTACATGGCAAATATTTAGAACAACGAACCTTAATTAGTTATGGAAAATTTTATAGAGAATAGGATGATTTATGGGTGAGAAGTAAAATATGCCCATAGCCATACGTGGTACTCGGTGCTCTCTCCATCCTTAAATAGAGTGTACTATGTCTTCTAAAATTTGTATTGGAATACAATACATTTTATATAATTACTATATTTTGAtttgacaatatttattaaaaagaaAGTTATAATTTAAAGAAAAACTCTATAATTAAAATAGTATGCACTTTATTGGCCCGGAACCTGCGTTCCGGATGTTGGTTCCGGATGTTTAAGCCCACAGATGTTTCTCCGTCCAGCAGCAGTAAAAGCCCctctaaaaaaaactaaaagccCACAGCTAATCGTACGTAGACAGAGGCACAGAGCTGCTGCGGCCTTGCGGGCCAgacagaaaagaaaataaaagaaaagaaaaacgtCGTGGGAAAGTTACAACCTAGCtcttctcttggagttgctcttagatcaaaaaaagttttgaattttcatactgtaccactttcgtttttatttgataaatattatccaatcatagagtaattaggcttaaaagattcgtttcgcgatttacagacaaactgtgcaattagtttttgttttcatctatatttaattctccatgcatgtaccacaagattcgatgcgacgaggaatcttaaaaaaatttaaactAATAACTTTTAAAGATTCCTCGTCGTATTGAATCTTAtgatacatgcatgaaatattaaatataaataaataaaataactaattacatgcatgaaatattaaatataaataaataaaataactaattatattatttatctgtgatttggggtttagggttttttgaacctaattaatctatggttAGATAATGTTTATCATAAAATAAACACAAATGCTACCGCgtcaaaaaaaatttggcaagggaactaaacaagaccctagtcTACTAGTCCCATTTCAATTAACTTTCGCGTGGCTTTCTGAACGCACTTTCGCATGCTCTCACAGATCGATCAGGGCGACAACGTACCAGTAGTAGTACATGTTGTACTGTACTGCGCGTTCCACACgttgatttaggccttgtttagttttaaaaaaaattataaaaaatttcagatttctcgttacatcgaatcttaccgtacatacatgaaacattaaatatagataaaaataataattaattatacagtttacttataatttacgagataaatcttttaagcctagttagtctataatatttgtcaaatacaaatgaaagtactactattcctattttgtaaaatttttttggaagtaacCAAGACATTAAGACTGAAGTGTCGTGCCGGGGATTTGATTGCCTACCAGTGGCGGAGGGAAGGGGGGGCTGAGGGGGGCCTGGCACCCCCCAACTTTCTCATAACTCCCTTAATACATACTCTAAATTAGGTGCTTAATTGTCTAATTAACTAGTTATAATGATATTATCTGTACTAagatttttattcttatttcatattgatctctaatagtttcttatataaataaaatctagatctttctaatattttcttcatattttttatttttattattgcctATCAAACATTAGTTTGTCTCCTACCACACactctaattagctagttaattgaaaatcagcttttttttttaatccttttgaattgatctccaacaatgggatctatattatttagcattagtcttcctattatctttcttatctcctATGTTTCTATCATTATTCGTCTAAATTCTAAATGGTCATTAAGTACGTGTACTCAACTTTTAAACACTAACAGTGGTATGGTGTTTTGGTTTAACCTTCTATTTAAATGACCATTTTACCCGTTTAAGTGATCGCCTTGTCTGAGGCTAAAAGATATGTAACTGATTGTTTGTCATTTGATGTTAGGATCTAGTACTAATTAATTTTGCCCCCGTTTAACTACTTGTTTTACTGTGATTCTTTTCCTGGCCAAAGAAATAGATTGATCGGGTAAAGGTTAGGGGCTTGAGAATAATTAATTTCTctttattttttctgcttttttGTCGCAAATATTTATTTTGGTGCTATGTACACCTTTGTCATGTAATATTTTGACACACATGATTGTTTTTGATTTGCACGGCCTCCCCTATGTtcaaatcctggctccgccccTGTTGCCTACTAACATGTCCCCGTCTCCTTTATGCACAAGTGTAGTATCTAATTACGGGATCAAAGTTAAGCACAGGCACAACCGACACATGCATTGCAAAAGGCGCGCGTTAGGGAGCTGGAATCAGATACTCGTACAAAATTAGGACGATTTAAATCTCGATTTTCTCCACAGTACTGGACTGGTTGCCCACGATTATGGACGGGACTAGTGcgggtgaaaaagaaagattggATTCTCTCTCAAAGAAAATGACCTGCATTGTGGTGTCACTTATATTATCCGAGGGAAAGGGATATAGCATAGCTGGAAAAATATGTTATGGGTTTGGAAATGGACTTTATAAAGTAGGGTTTGTTTTTGTCTCGGATGATATATTCTAGAGAATCCTAATATATGATAGAGCATACTCTAGAGAATTAGGGTCATGGTTGTCATATCAGTGGTATTTCGGTGAAGCAGGAATTAGTAGTAGAATGACACTTGGCAGCCTAGATAAGCTCTAGTGGCTGGTGGCAACCGCAACAATGAAAATATTCCTTTTTTctccttttcaaaaaaaaaatcattggtTGTTTGTGGTAGTTTCGTTTTGCTTTTGTGCCACCACTAAGTTTTTGACAGTTAATGATTTAATCTATTTCAACTTTTAATAAAGACTATTCTCTCACACACAAGATCTCAATCCCTTGATGCTCCAAAATGCCATgccttttttattatttttcaaaaaaacttATTGGTTGTTTGTGGTAGTTTCGTTTTGCTTTCGTGACATCAATAAGTTATTTATTCTCTCTCCCTCACACACACAAGATCTCAAGCCCTTGTTGCTTCAAAACGCCATGGCCATATAATGGACAAACTAAATAATCTCTACctatatctcttataaagataaaccccgctagggccttgtttagttctcaaaaagttttacaaaattttttagattcctcatcacatcgaatcttgctacATGGaggattaaatataaataaaaaataattaattacacagtttgtctgtaatttgcgagacgaatcttttaagcccagttagtccataattagacaatatttgttaaatacaaacgaaagtgctatagtatccattttgctaaaaaaattggaactaaacaaggcctagctatTTCTCTTATCATGCAAAGTGTCCACATCAACATCCACTACAACATCCCACTAACACATTCAACTATTCAAAGTGTCTACATCAGCATCCACTGACCCATTCAACTAACACATGTCATTATATCTTCATTCAGGCTttatttagttcccaaaattacaaaattttccagattcttcgtcacatcgaatcttgcgacatatgcatggaacattaaaatatagataaaaataactaattatacagtttatctgtaaattgcgagatgaatcttttaaacctagttagtccatgattaaacaatatttgtcaaatataaatgaaagtgctacagtgtccattttgtaattttttttagaactaaacatggcctcaaGCTATTCACATTAGCAAACTACATTATTTATTAACATATATTATTGTATTACCAACACCATACATATGCATTCTCAGTGATTAACattttaatatatttatattctttCTATATACCCGCGACAACGCACGAGGAATCAGAGCCGAGGATTGAATGTGACACCATTGTAAAAGAGGCCGCAATTATGTGGGCACTTCGATCTTGAAGGAGCTTCTCTACCATTTTTGCAAAGGAGTTGATCGTGTTTTCTTCTCTGCCAAACCATCGGTCTCACTTTACTTAAAAAATACTCACTCTGATCCAAAATTAAAGTCATTTTAATTTtctggagagtcaaaacatcttaaatttaactaaagCATCACATACTAATTTATGATACATACTAAAGTATCacatattttttattaattatatttttataatatatttatttgatgttataaatttttataattttttataattttattaaatttaagatatttTAAATCTCCAAGAAGAACAGAAAACAGGCGACGAAGAAAGCTGCTATTGAAAAATTAGTCGGTGGACATCCAAAGTTGCGTTGTGCTGGCAACACACCAAAACGTAACAGATCACATCCTCGAAAGAAGAAAACCTAATTGGCCTAGTTGAATTGGTGAGCTAACAACTCGACGTGATATGTAGTAAACACCCATAACATGAGCCCAATCAAGTGGTTTCCTGGAATCGACCAGTTTCATTTCATGGCTTCATCCTTTCCTTCCTTTCGAGATGATGAGTTTCCATTAGCTAAGCGGGACGTGGTCACGTGGATGAGCATGAAGTCGTGGGCTTCATGCCGGACACACAATATATGATGGGTGCGTGATCGTCGCGGGCTACGTTTCTGCCCACTTTTTGGCTGCACCCGGGAGCCCGTGCAAGAGGGGCACCAGCAATGTGCACGGACGTACAACGCATGGTGCACTGCATCGCGAGAAGCAATGAACCGAGTGAAGTAAAGTTGATTGGCCCGCAAAACAAGTTTGGATCTTTTGCCAATTCTAGTCTCTTTTTACTGGAATATGTGTTTTGGTGgaacttgcaaaatcatgcatgCTTTGCCAAACAAGCTCAACCAGCCCGAACAAGAAAATTCTAACTAAGGCCCCATTTGGCATGGCTTCTCCAGTGGCTTCAGGAGCCGTTTGGAGCCGTTTTGTGCCAAACGGGGTAAAATAGAATGGCTCCACCAATGAAGCCCCTAAAAATATGCTCTTACAGAGCTTTAGGGTGTGAAGGAGCCAAAAATAGTGGCTTCTTCCGGCTTCACCTCAT contains:
- the LOC8082318 gene encoding nuclear pore complex protein NUP98B — its product is MNSYSGDRSSSSSSRPTTTSFDSYQFDFGINASRSSGSRPLRDQRPGAATNPPARPATGASWTHQPASAKPSWTHQPSPATASAATMAGPGSRPTSMVGDIFGRSWSSAAPSSGLGIPQANNPGLFSDLLGSALGSSRAQSNAPLRSAAAPQVSRPAGANPNANASSSSFSMGGMAGALPKTTGAPMGSGGYGIGGRPMKPVGMAATAAAQPTGQQKDPFGSIDPFAAKPGSMNVAKQANSVKPDQGFGAFQGVNSSTAAGFGNFQSADAGFGAFQSTGAAKPSSFTPPPAPASMTTPAAAAVNSGMDPLDNLFASTTGAPTAAAASNGASGGDMFGEMDGWVDVEADFGAGDSGGTTTELDGLPPPPSGLTVSAAKAKGMDTYKGGQYADAIKWLSWAVVLIEKSGKDADIVEVLSSRASSYKEVGEYKKAIADCSKVLDQDKENVSVLVQRALLYESTEKYRLGAEDLRLVLKIDPTHRLARSTIHRLNKLAD